CACTTCTAAAATAACACATTTGCACTTTAGTAATGTCATGTTATTAATGCCATGGATCAACAGCAAATTTTACTTTGAGATTGCTTTGTGTGTCCCAGATGTATTTTTGATGGGGATTTCAATAATGCCTTTTTTGTCCCGGGCCACATCGTAGTCATGGTTTTCTTCAGAGGCCGAAATGACTGAACTCAAATTGATGAATATTGTAACCAGTTTTAAAATCAAAAGtcatgaaaacttttttttttttttttaaatattcaatttattttgttttaaaattatttaaacaAGAAATGCCCGTAATTTGCTTTTACAAATTTTGAATAACTTCTTTTTGAATAACGTTACCGTCATTAGCTTTTTAGGGGAAAGTGATTAAAATGGGAAATCCGATGTAACATTTGTCAATTGCAATTGTCTCCAGGTTAACATTCCCTTAAGCGCTCTCGGAGAGCCGCTGCTGATGGGTGTGGCCTTGAATGACATCGGTGCTGGAAAACCAAGTGCTGCGTTCTACATCAGGTATACATATTCTCATTTGAGGATTCTACATAACTAAGTTGCACATAAAGGAAATACGAGGATGTTGGAAGCAAtttgcaatttggagtgctcaatcggcttaccatgcatgtttttggcatgcgggaggaaaccggagtacccggagaaaacccacgcaggcacaggggGAGCATGCAAACTCCCACAGGAAGGGCTGAAGCCAGGATCGACCCGGCAAACTGCATAAATACTGCGTGAAAAATGAATCAAGGTTGATGTAATGACAGATGATTTTTTTGACTGGATTTTTGGCTGGTTTAATGTTGGATCCAACAAGGAGGTTTCAAGTCAATATCACAATTACCACAAAGTTTCAAACAGTATTACTTAAACtacaaaaataatgataataaatagCATAAATGGAACGATATTTGTGAGAAGAGTGTAGGTAGCAGAATAGGTTACGTACTTAAAAATTGGTTGATTCTTCTTGAATTGAATGGCTATGGAGGATTTTAAGAGTCCTTAGAGGTACTCTTTCCATCCATGTTTTTAACAAAGTTTCACATCAATTGAAGAAAGATTAAAGCCATCGGGTGGGGCACCGCCCTAATGACAAATTGCCATTAAAACCAGTATTCCTTTGCCATATATTTTCTTGGTTAGTTGGAGTCTCCAaagagataatggatggatggacaatcttgacttttattttaaattcacaATGAGCGCTTTGTCCAACTTCCCAGTCCTTGCTGCCCTCTCAAGCATGTCCTGAGATCTGGTTTAGTAAAAGTTTcacttttgtcttttgtgtccTGAGTTGTTCGCTGTCATCCGACAAAGTCCGAGAGTTGTACTGGAAAGGAGGAGCGGAGGCCAATGAATCTACAGACATCGTGTTCCTCAGCAGAGCGGTGAGAAATCCTGACTTTAAAAAAACCCAACTCTTTACAAAAAGTTCAAATTGAATACATCCTCAACAGGAGACGTTGCGCCTGAACGGAAGCAGCCCGATGTGGTTGGAGCTGTGTCCTTCCGCCAAGGGAGCTGTGCTGCTTTTCCAGACGGTGAAGCCTGAACAGTTAGGATCTTGTTCaatctgagattttttttaaagagcatTCAATCTACGATTCCACATTGTACAATTAAAAACCCAATCGGCACTTTAGGGAAATGGCAGTTTTGTTGTTAATATTAATCCAGTTTGATTGTTGAAAGCAGTGATTGCATAATATTAGCTTTCCTTTCCATTTCCGGTTCTTCAGGAGTAGCCATCATAGCCACTGCAGTAGTACACGGTTTGGTCATAAGGCACATTCCACTGTGAAAAGTAAGACAACATAAAATCAACTCTGATTGCTTGCTAAATTTGGAAGTCCTGACATAATCTGTACTTACATGCGGGCTCCAACACTGCATGTTATTCCAGCCTTAAGGAAAAggtaaaaatgtaattttacaACACAAACAGCATATTAAGGGCAGAAGTACTCACGTATGGAGCTCCTGGAAGTGACACAACTCTTTTCAGCTGTAACAACTTTCACACTTGTCATGATCAAGTTCGATTTTATGATTTAGACTTTTAACCAATGTTAAGCACTTGGTGAGTATTCTCTGTAGAAAGTGGGGTAAATTTGTAATTTACAGTGGTACTTTGAATAAATTTGTTTACTATTGTATTGTAGTCAATGTTTTATGTAGTGTGTTCTGTTGTCTTATTTCATATGTTCTTGTAAAGTGCCACATCTGTTGTGGGTACGCTGCATAAATACAGATGTACATAGCTTTTGTCATACGTACTGTTCAATCCGCTTGTCCTGATCCAGTGAGGTGGAAGAGGAGGCCCGTGCGGGTGCGGTCTTTTCTTCAGCAGATACTTCTTGGGTTTCTCTGATTTGGGAACAGGCGGCAGCAGTCGTCGGGCCTCGTCTTTGTACTCTTGCAGCAGCGCCTGCGCCGCTTCCTGCTCCAGCTCCACGTAGCGCAATTCGTCCAGGATGTCTGCGAGCTGCTCGGGAAGACTGCAGCTGACTGAAAGGGAGGAGCGCTCGCATCATGGAAGCCGTTTTGGAAAGACCGCCGCAAATCAAAGCCCACCTTGGAGTTTGAGCAGGGCCGTCTCGGGAATGTAGTCGCTGTCCTTTCTGCGCTTCGACAGTCTTCTTTTCCACTCGTTCGCCGAGGGAAAAAGCACAACCGCCGTGCGCCGCCCGAAGCCGGAGAACAATTGCAGCTTGTAACGTTGTGCAGAGAAGAGAGTGttgcactggaaaaaaaaaaatgggagaggATTGTGATATTCCAAATACAATGTAAAGGATATTGTGATACTGTGATATTATTGAGATATTACCAAATCAAAATTCATTtgttggagggaaaaaaaagttacgttaaggtataaaaaaaatgtaactagCTGTCTTAGTAAACCCCTAAATACAGTACAGTAAAATTATAGCAAATGTAAGTAGATGATAACATTTTGTATATAATACTACATTAAATGACATGTATTCAGAATATAAACGTGAACATAAGTGACTAATGAAATTATTTCACCTTTTCAATGTAAAAAGTATTCAAACAGTTGACACAAAAGCAACACAAGCTTAAAGTGTTCTCggctaaaaacaaaaagtaaaataaaacactaACATGGaagtaaataaatactaaaaaaaACTGCTTAGAAAACCTAAAACATAAGTACATTCACTCAATCCCAGTACATTTGTTATTAAATGAAACCTTACCTGGTCAAGGATGTAGTTGCCTGGCGTGTGAGCGGCTATTTTGATTAACTCGGTCAGACACAAGGCGGCCTGCTGCAGCTGGCGTTCCCTGGCACCCCCGCTCTAAAACACGACACAACCACACACATGGTTGAGTCACTTGGATGAGACTAGCGATGACTGCCCCACATGAAGCGTTTGGGCTAACCATCATGCACGAGAGCAGCTCCTCGGTGCCCAACAGCTTGTAGTTTTTTTCCGGATTCTGCCGTATATGAGCTCTGGCCCAGTGGCTCTTACCGGAACCAGGGAGACCCACCATCAACAACATCTATACAGACAAAGACACAGACGGAATACAAGAGGAAGCTTTGTAGTGATCCAATGCCAGAAACTTACCTCACTCTGCGCTCTGGAACTCGGCGCTGTCGCGTTGGGATGTCTCAGTCGGGCCGGAATCGCCGCCAGTGGGGTGAAGCCCGGAGGAACGGGGTACCAGGGGTGAGCCGTGGGATCCAAGTGCAAACGAACCGCACAGCTGTTACAGAGCACGTGAGGGAACAGAGCACGTCCTTCAAGCTCGGACGCATCCAGGGAAAAGGCCACTCCTAGAAAACGGCCATTTTTGTGGAAGGAGAGCTGAACGCCGCCATCTGTGGAAAAAGACTGTGGGATGATATCAGTCAGAGTTAGTGCAAAGTAATTAACGGACTGGGCGATCCATCAATATAATGGATAATTTATGAAAATCATTTCATGTTCCAGTTTCAAAGTGTTTCCACGCTGATGTGCACTAACAgcaccctgtgtgtgtgtgcgtgcgtgtgtttgtaatAAGAGAAATTTCAAGACAGACGTCACTCACAGCATAACAACCGATGATGTCTCCTTCACAAAATGGCTCCCCAAACTCTTCTTCTCTCCCACATGTGACTTTCTTAGCACGTCCATCATATGCGAAAGAAAACGCTTCTTCTCCTGAAGGCACAAAATAGTGATTGTGAAACAATTGCCATTCTTTTCTAAAGAATCTCAAACTACGTGCAAGAGTGCATACACTAGGGCTGGACGAATGGAAATATTTGACACAATATTTACATCTTTATTTTTACATCTTCATAGATAAAATTAtaggtttttatttatttcatcaaTGGAAAACCATCCATCTCCAAATACTGtcaaattacaattttttttccccccacaaattGATACTACTGGTCTCATACTGGTAAACAAGTGTTGAAAACAGCTTGAGAACCAatctattaattttttttttggacacatGAACTGCTATAGACTCCACCTGTTTCTCAGTCTGTGGGAGCCGTCTGGGTGTTTCTTAGACCTCTGAGAAAGCGTTTGGAAAGATGACATAAATCACAGCCGTTTGCATTTGTGTAGTCATAACCTCATTACTTTAAGTCGAGTCGATTATTTTTGAGTGACAAACTAAAACGGTTGTTTACAAATTTACGTCAATAAAAACTTACCGAGCAGTAGGGATGTTTGGATCAAGGACCATCCTATGCGCATCCCGTAGGACTGGTCGCTTTCCGGGCCATCCGGCAGAGGGCTCGATAACCTCCTCTCCAACCTCACCTCGAAGCCCACCCTGCCTCGCGACACACCGTGGGTGAGCCTGCACCCGGACCACAACAGAGGGAATCTATCCCAGAATCGCGGCTGGCCGCAAGCGCCGTCAGGACCCACTTGGAAGTGCAGGTGACTGTCATCTAAGTGGAAGTATAGTAGGATAAAATGAGTCACTGTTATCATAAAAGCAGGttggaaatgtgttcaaatactCACATGAATGCAATTTGAGTGCATCTTCATCTTCCTTTTTTGCCTCATCTTCCTCCGGTGGAGCTGGTGGTAGTTTGGCTCTGGTGGATAATAACATGTTCATttacactctttttttttttgtttagtatataattctttttcaaatcactGAGGCTCTGCTCTTCATTACCTTTTGTACCGTATCTCCTCTTTAAACTCGTAAAACGCTCGCCCTCGCTCCTCCTCTGCCGCCGCCGGCTTCAGCTTGCTCTTCTCGGCTTGACAGCCATCATCAACAGGTGACGGACACCCTGGGATGCTTTCAGCTTCCGTTTGCGTGGCGGAGTCAGAGAACTCTCGAGTTTGGCTTGCTGCTCCGCACGGCGGGGTGACACTGGCTGGTTCCGTGTGGGAAGAGGATAAAAGTAGAGAGGATGAGGAGGCCGCAATAATTTCTGGGGTCCTGGCTGATACCGGTGGAGGAGAGGGTTGAACTGAAAGTGGGAAAGAAGAAAATCGGTTAGGATCCATTGTACAGTGAAGTGCAGCGTTCTTACACATATTTGTAAAATCACATggtggttgattttttttttaaaaggatagACATTATCTTTTATCATATATCACTTGCCATTGTGGAAATAGAAATATGGATTGAACTAAAATATGACACTTTGATTTTAGAATCAATTTTAGACCACCGTATaggcttttatttttatatataaattctTATAGTGTCTGGGGAGAATTGAATTGCCTTGTGGTTGAACGTCGCGCTCGTGTGTGTTCCTTTTATGGCCGTCGTCATCCAGTAAAGACCACAACCGCTCCACAAGGTCGTCCTTAAGCCCTCGGCTGTCCAAACCGGCTTGTTTTAGCCTCAACCGAAGTTCGGCCACTTTAAGTTTCCTAATATCGGATAGCTTCATCGTTACCGGGTACAAAAGTTGAGGTGGAATGCTATCGTTGTGGAGAAATGTCAGCCTTCGCGGACCAAAACAAAGGTTCAATATGAAACCTCGGCACCTGATTGGCTGAGACAAGTCGCCTTTACTTCTTCGTATTTTCTGTCGAGCAGATTTTACACGTTTAAAAGGTTTGCTGCCACCAAGCAACAGTGAATGGAACTACATTTTGTCAGTCAAAATTGATCGCAAGAGACACGTTTTCCACGTTGAGAATTTATTTGATTAGCTAAATTCACTTACATGGCGGCATCCCTTATTCGAATTAATTGCTAAAAAAATAACTGGGATGTTCTGAAAGTAGAGTaccgttattttttttccatccatccatgaacAACCGTCACCATAATAATCACATCTAGTGAAATAGAAGATTTCCATGATATTCTGGTGTATTGAGATCAGTAGCTGTATTACTTGATAAATCAGTAAGGCCACACACTTCTCCGAAAATGACAAGCTCTTTATTCAAAAACAGTAATATTATGGAACACAAGAACAAGAGGTAGAAAGCACTTTGGTTTTAATTTTCCAAAATTACAAGTCCAAAAAGTGACAAACTGCTATTGTGGCTTTCTTCGGATTTCTAACTCCGCTGCCTCTGTATCATCACGACTTCGTATCATTTGTTTCTCAGCAAAGTTGGCATTCGGCAGACCTGTTTGGGTTCCACTCAAACTTCAGCGTGGACAGTTTGATCTGTCATATCATCTACAGTGGTCGCATCCACACAGACAGCATCATAATTTAAAAATCTACACCAGCAGAGACACGGACAgttgtgcttgtttttttttttttttggtcgatGAGGGCGGGGAAGAGGATTCATGCTCACACTCACATTCATGCAGTTTCACTGTAGACATCGTGGCTCAGTCACTCTCACCACGTAACATGCCCCACTGTAAAAGCATCTCAGTGCTACATGTGAACATCAAACCAAACAAATTCTACCTGACCAGTAGACAAAAAGTGCAAACTGTTCAGTAAATAACCATGCACATTACATAGAATGCTAGGAAGCTCATCATCTTTCTAGCTAGTGGTATGAATGGTGTATAgcattaaaaatataataaaccaTAAGACTGTAGGCTACTGTTGTTTTTCTGGTTGGTGCCACAAAACCATTTGGCCGTTTTCCTATAAATATACTGTATTTGTCCATACTGACGCTAACAGTGATTATAAGTGATTCTGCAAATCTATGCAGAGCTACATTAATGTAATAATACATTATTTGTATAAAGAAACAAACTGGACCTTAAGACGCAACTTCATGGGTGAGTTTACACATCATATgtgcataaaaacaaaacaaacaaaaaaaccctgTCAGCTCCCTTCAAGGGCTCCTTAGGGCATTAGATCATGATGGTGGGGGTTTCTGGGGAATACAGGGATGTCGAGAGGGAGCCTTCCAATGGAGTATCCCTCCAAAGAAGCTCCTTTTCCCGTAAGAGGCACGGGCCGTTGTGCGAGTGGTACAGACGCATAAAGGCCAGGGCGGACTGTAGCAACCACAGCAGCGTCACAAACCAGAGCGAAGCCTAGCACAAAGACAAGATTTGCTCAAATATAGGGTAATCCAGTATGAGTCATTCATGGACGAACGGGGAGAAAAAGTAGGCAACTTTGAGCAAATCTAGGACAGAGTTTAGAACACAAACAGACCTCATTCCCATAAATAGCTGGGTTTAGATCGTTTTGCCAACTGAGTTGGGTTGCATTCAGTTTGGCGGCTTCAGATGTTTAGTGGGGACTAGCAGTAATCATTTTCCATTTATCGATATATCTATTTTCAGTATCATGATATAATTTAACTACACAGTCACAATGAGCGTGCAAACATTATGAAACCAATCAAGTTCAGTAACTTAATAAAATGTCTCTTCAATACAAGCACAGAAATACATTTTGGTCAATATTTACACTGTAATTTATCTTTAAATCCAAATCTTCAGCTCTCATCTACAGCAGTAAAATGCTCCACTTTGGTGGACTACAGTGTCCATGAGACCACAGTGTCAATGAGTGCCTTACCTGCGCCAGACTAAGTTCCGCGTAGAAAGACGATGTGTCCACATCCAGATATAGCGGAACTGACTGGGACTCTGCGCAACTGGACATCaacaaatgaaaacaacaaaagacttTTGGTTTTGGCAGATGACAACAATAATAACGATAAAAGACCACAGTGTGAGATCCACCTGAAGGGTTGCGTATTGTTGTTGGTCACCGTGTCGCACCAGGAGGTGAGGCCCAGAGACAAGATGACGCTGGCACCGCCCGACAGGAACAACATGCATGTACTCAGCAGCACCGTCAGGAAGGATGAAAACAAAGTGCTGCGCAAGAAACATGCACAAGAGAATTTCAAGAAATTAACATCAATACACTTTGAGTGGAGAAACACCAAGTTATTTATGATACACAATActgcaggaataaataattttttGGAGAGAGTATAgactttttccccccaaaagtatAAAAGGCAAATATTACGAGATAAAATTGTAGTGCAGACTTGTTAAAATGACTTGTGACCCTCTGTGAATTTTGACTTTAATTTCATCATATTACAATTTTGcgttgggaaaaaaatatattcatgactttgactttatattCTAAGAAATATGCCTTTACAAAGATTGAGACGGTTTATTTTTGGAAAATAACACGACTATATTCTCGTAACCATTAGAAATTAGTATAGAGATGGACATCTTAGTGTCCAAGTACTGCTTCTGAGGTTTAAAATACATTTGGTCTTCAAATCTTTCATGGGAGTCGCTGATGGTGTTGGCCGGGCTACACTTGCATGACTTTTGTGCGGGCAGCATGGGATTGATTTACACTCAATGGCGGTGTGCATGTAGGTACGATTGGTTTGTCACTATGACTGGCTGACACCGCAACACTGAATACAAgtggtgttgaaaatggatggatcttTTATGGGCCACTTGCAATCGATGATGTTATGCAGTACATTTGATAATTCCAGAGCAGAAAGGTACGGTGCAGTCAAGTCATTCCCCCTAATGCAGTGCTACTAAATCAGTGGAAGCATAACTGGGTCACTGAAGTGTGCCATCGACAGTAATCTCTTTTCCTTGCAACACGTTAAACACAGCCCACGCGTGTTTATTTACGTAGCTTTTGCACTTACTCGTCATGTCGTCCGTGGAGGTAGAAGAGGCACCTCCAGCCCTGCGCGGCCCCGTACAGTACCGTGAAAATACCCACGAAGGTGGCGAACTGGCAGGCCGCCGGTGGACCCCACTGCTGCACCACCAGGCTGGCGACGCCCCCTTCCTCCTGCTCGCCGGGCTCCGGTCCCTGCTCCGGCCCTTCCGTCCTCCAGTAGCCGCAGGAGAAGAGCGCGCAGCGGCCTTTGAAAGCGGAGCCGTTCAGGGCCATCGGGACGACCACCAACAAGCCCGCCGCCATGGAGAGGGCGTGAGCGGCACAGTGAGCCAGCAACAGCCGCCGGTCCAACTCCATTTCCGCTGGGGGCGATAACACGAGGTGGAAAGCGAAATGCAGCGAAAAGATTTAAGTCAGTACATGTTTCGATTTGTTTCGCGAGCAAATAGTTTCTCAATAGTTTGGAAAGCGCTTCGTTACAGTTCGATAGTTTCCGAGCAAGGGCGGAGACCAGACGACGTGCGCTCAACTCAAATTTTCAACTCTTACGCAACCTTCAGTGAGTCAGAGACATCAATAACGACAGAAGACATCTCACTCGGATCCACTTATACAGTAAATAAAACTATTTCCCATTTAATTTAATCCACATCAACATTTTAAACCAAGAAGTGCAAAACAATCTTGAATAATATCTTGCTCACTATTACGATGACCAGGCAGCATACACCGTTAGAACAGCTGAATCAGCGGGAATCGATTCCACGAGGCCAGCGAGGCAACTCATGTCTGTCACGACCCTCACTAAAATCTTGACAAAAATGTTTGTCATGTGCAATAAATAACTGAGATTTAAGTAATGAACATCAATACATTTGACATCTCTGATTATTATACTTATCAGAAATGCTGATGATTTAATGTAGTATTCAGGAATGgtcaacccccccccaccccaaatacAAAAAATACCCCAACAACTCAATAGTCAACACCATGAAGATATTTTTTCTTTGCTGGGTGAAAGCTGTTgtagaaaaataaatgatttaaaaatgattttttttctatttgcgTGTATGACCTATATTTTCCTCATTTCGTTTGAGTAGATCATCCGATCTAAGATAAACGATCTTTAACATTATTCCTTACGGCAATGACGGAGTGCTCTGACGTCACGGACATGTTTAAAGAACAGTTTTTTCAACGCAGAGCAACCATTTAAATCGATTTCACGGATGTTTTAGCCTTTATTGTATTGTTATACGCAGATTAAATCACAGCAGTACTGAGAGCTACTGAATTAAAATTATtggtcatctttttaaaatgaacCTTAAGGGGAAAAAAtctatttcaaacaaaaaaaatccacgattACATATCTTCGCCATTCTGAGCGAGGGAGAGAGACGGCGAGAGAGAGATATatgaaaatataatataattgatTAAATGTTGccaaatttaaaatgacaacagTACACAAAGAATAACAGCCTAAACAaaatgccgaaacccgggatcgaaccagggaccTTTAGATCTTCAGTCTAACGCTCTCCCAACTGAGCTATTTCGGCGGTGAACACAATTAGCGTCTCTTAGGTTATTCATAGATTAGTTCTATGTCAATGCGTACCTAACGGACATCTATAACGGAATGTCTAACGAATTGTCATGAGGACGTCTTGAGTTTGTGTCCATTGGTCTGACCATGGCTGGGCTTAACGAAGATGACGTCATTTCACGCTGAAATCAAACGCAAAGGCTGCTGGGAGGAAAGGTCAAGAATCGGTTCGTCGCCAGTGGACACCTTTTGATTTACGACGAATAACAAGAAGTCATTTTTATGCATTTATGGATTGAACGAACGCTACACCGTGAACGACGACGACGCTGTGGAATCCTTGGATACAATTGCACGAGAAACGCGAATATGTGGTGTTTTATCCGACGAGGCTAGTAAGCGTTAGCTACCTAGCTCGCTATCGACTGCATGTTAttgtttggtggtggtggtcgtCGCGTCGTTTCTCCCACGATCCACGAAGcctttataaaaaataattcaatctgGGAGCTGTCTCTCATTTCAATGATCAGGCGAGGCGTTTTCCGGTGTTGTTTTGCAGATCGACCTAATCAGACACCCGCGTGCGGTCATCGAACACAGTAGAAACTAAGTACGCACAAATGAATACAAAAGATTCAAAATATGGCCAAAAGTGAAGGGTAGGGTGTAAGCATCCATTGAAAAGCACAAAGAAAACGACCACGTTCTGCTTGGCACAGAAGCAATCAACAACTAACAATCAAAACTGCAGCTGGATTTGCTATTTCTGTGTCCTTATCCTATCCTGGACATTTTCTTGAGATTAAGGATTTACGGTTTCATGTTTTGtgtcctgatgctttctgggGCCTTGTCGGGGCTGCTTTGTTCGCTTATTCCTCGAGCCGGTTCTGATGAGTGGTCCTTCTGCTCAACCCTGGAAAAATGGAtgaaaagtccagcagccaccaCAGATTTCTGGTGGTCCTGCTCATGGCATTGATCTTCGGCATTATCATGATCCAGTATGTTTGTCCGAGCCGTACAGAGTGCCAAATGCTCCACCAGCTGGGGTCCTGGCTCCACACCACCACGGATTCCCAAAACGGTGGTGATGGTGACATCCAAGGGAAACGGGATCCGTACATCGCAGAGGACGGCGCTTTGATGCGCTTTATACCCCGCTTCAACTTCACCAAGGCGGACCTCAACCGTGCCGTGGACTTCAACATAAAGGGAGATGATGTCATAGTTTTCCTGCACATCCAGAAGACGGGCGGCACCACATTCGGCCGACACCTGGTGCGTAACATTCAGCTGGAGAGGCCGTGTGAGTGCCACGCTGGCCAGAAGAAGTGCACTTGCTACCGACCAGGCAAGAAAGAGACGTGGCTCTTCTCCAGATTTTCCACCGGCTGGAGCTGCGGCCTCCATGCTGACTGGACAGAGCTGACACGCTGCGTCCCGTCGCGGATGGACTCTCGCGAGGCGCCCAAGACCGTGCAGAGGTAGGCCAAGGAGTCTGGTCAAACCATATAATGCTCTTTTGTGACATAAAAAATGAAaccaaatcatttcaaaacttttttttgatATCTAACCTGTACAACTATTGAAAAAGAAACTAAAATCTTTAAGCAAAATGCACAATTCCCTGGTTGCGTTTTGCTTACACCTTCAAACTACTGTAATATTTTGCTGATTCCTCTTTGACCTTTCGCTTTTGGCTgaataattttgaaaaaataatgtagtctcccccccccccccccccccctcgcttttGTGATTTAGATGtaatatgcaattttttttccccaaggtcCAATTTTATATACTTTCTTCTATGTCCAGGCGGAATTATTACTACATCACCATCCTGAGAGACCCGGTATCACGCTACCTGAGCGAGTGGCGTCACGTCCAGCGGGGCGCCACCTGGAAGGCCTCCCTCCACGTGTGTGACGGCCGCTCACCGACGTCATCCGAACTGCCCAGCTGCTACCCGGGCGACGACTGGTCGGGCTGCTCCCTGCAGGAGTTCACCGACTGCCCTTACAACCTAGCCAACAACCGGCAGACGCGCATGCTGGCCGACCTGAGCCTGGTGGGCTGCTACAACGTCTCGGCCATGAGCGAGGACGAGCGCTGGGCCGTGCTCCTGGAAAGCGCCAAGCGCAACCTGCGCGGCATGGCCTTCTACGGCCTTACCGAATACCAACGCAAAACCCAGTACCTCTTCGAACGCACCTTCGATTTGGCCTTCATCGCTCCCTTCACGCAACTTAATGGCACGCGGGCCTCCGGCGTGGACGTCCCTGCCGAGACTCAGTGCCGAATTCGCCAGCTCAACCGCTGGGACGTGGAACTATACGAGTACGCCAGAGATCTCTTTCTGCAGCGTTTCCAGTTTGCACGGCagcgggagcgcaggcaggcCAGGGAAAGGCGGCAGCAGGAGCGACGGAGGCTCCGAGGAAGGTTTACCACGAAGCAAGCACGCCAACCCAAAACGACACGGGGCCCCCCTGCGATCGAGAATCACCCGGAAGAACAAGCTGAGGAAgatgagagtgtggattctgatGGGCTCCTCCCAGACTGGTGGGAAATGGATGAAAGCGGCACCATGGAGGACTACATGGACAATGTGGAGCAGTGGAAATAATGTTTTCCTTTATTTCCATCACACTACAACGAATGCCTTACTCTGTGGAGCAGAAATGAACTCCAAGCAAACAAAACCAGTGACCTCTATAGAATTTTTCTGTTATTTATAATTGTAAATGTCATTAGTCCTTAAAATAAGTGTCCTATGATTTTCACTTGCTGTAATTTGTTTACACTACCACACAGTTCAttttgaatgcattttttttttattatgttgttGGCCATGAACCACAGTATGCAAATTACTGAATAATGTAGTCGAAATTCACGTCtttgttttcatgttttattCAGTTGCTTTTGGATTAATCTCCTAAACGTCCATAGAGTGTACAACTActactactgctactactacAACAACCTTAACTTTAAATCCTTCAACTAAAAGGCAATGTTGTAAAAGtgcagtttgaaaaaaaaaaagtgaattgtatttatttggttGGCGAAAAGAAAAA
The sequence above is drawn from the Syngnathus scovelli strain Florida chromosome 1, RoL_Ssco_1.2, whole genome shotgun sequence genome and encodes:
- the hs6st2 gene encoding heparan-sulfate 6-O-sulfotransferase 2, producing the protein MDEKSSSHHRFLVVLLMALIFGIIMIQYVCPSRTECQMLHQLGSWLHTTTDSQNGGDGDIQGKRDPYIAEDGALMRFIPRFNFTKADLNRAVDFNIKGDDVIVFLHIQKTGGTTFGRHLVRNIQLERPCECHAGQKKCTCYRPGKKETWLFSRFSTGWSCGLHADWTELTRCVPSRMDSREAPKTVQRRNYYYITILRDPVSRYLSEWRHVQRGATWKASLHVCDGRSPTSSELPSCYPGDDWSGCSLQEFTDCPYNLANNRQTRMLADLSLVGCYNVSAMSEDERWAVLLESAKRNLRGMAFYGLTEYQRKTQYLFERTFDLAFIAPFTQLNGTRASGVDVPAETQCRIRQLNRWDVELYEYARDLFLQRFQFARQRERRQARERRQQERRRLRGRFTTKQARQPKTTRGPPAIENHPEEQAEEDESVDSDGLLPDWWEMDESGTMEDYMDNVEQWK